One stretch of Prinia subflava isolate CZ2003 ecotype Zambia chromosome 19, Cam_Psub_1.2, whole genome shotgun sequence DNA includes these proteins:
- the RANBP1 gene encoding ran-specific GTPase-activating protein isoform X1, translated as MNDHAGYATYTHGYNEAHEEHDTSTENADDSNHDPQFEPIVSLPEQEIKTLEEDEEELFKMRAKLFRFASENDLPEWKERGTGDVKLLKHKEKGTIRLLMRRDKTLKICANHYITPLMELKPNAGSDRAWVWNTHADFADESPKPELLAIRFLNAENAQKFKAKFEECRNEVGKTAKKAGTDKNDSADKVAEKLEELSVKEESRESEKKETKEKTEEKQ; from the exons ATGAATGACCATGCGGGATACGCTACGTACACGCATGGATACAAT GAAGCACATGAGGAGCATGATACTTCTACTGAAAATGCAGATGATTCTAACCATGATCCTCAGTTTGAACCCATAGTTTCCCTTCCagagcaagaaataaaaactctggaagaggatgaggaagaaCTCTTTAAGAT GCGAGCGAAGCTTTTCCGGTTTGCATCTGAGAACGACCTTCCGGAATGGAAAGAGCGAGGAACTGGTGATGTGAAACTCCTGAAGCACAAGGAGAAGGGAACAATTCGCCTCCTCATGCGGAGGGACAAAACCCTGAAAATCTGTGCAAACCATTACA TCACACCCTTAATGGAGCTGAAGCCTAACGCTGGCAGCGACAGGGCATGGGTCTGGAACACACATGCTGACTTTGCAGACGAAAGCCCCAAGCCTGAACTTCTGGCAATCCGATTTCTAAACGCAGAGA ATGCACAGAAATTCAAGGCAAAATTTGAAGAATGCAGGAACGAAGTAGGCAAGACAGCAAAGAAAG CAGGCACAGACAAAAATGATAGTGCTGATAAAGTTGCTGAAAAACTAGAAGAGCTTTCTGTAAaggaagagagcagagaatCTGAGAAGAAAGAGACCAAggaaaaaactgaagaaaagcaataa
- the TRMT2A gene encoding tRNA (uracil-5-)-methyltransferase homolog A isoform X2, whose amino-acid sequence MAEEGERCEPDRDTAPVAGAGDGAEPDSQAGEEPAESPDVYRYIKGDLFTSEIYKTFAFVTFKSEEERDKAMRVLHGALWKSRHLSVRLAKPKADPIAKKRKQEEESEQGEVKRPAPCGEEPLSKRIADVVTPLWSVPYEEQLAQKKQECEQVLQKLTKEIGNNNRALLPWLFLQKQKFNKLCCPVEGVKASPLQTEYRNKCEFLIGIGVNQEDKTVGCRLGKYKGGTCAVVEPFDTIHIPAIAKKVVKAFQDYIRSTPYSVYSPETYEGHWKQLTVRTSRSGHLMAIAYFNPQKLSKEELADLKISLAKYFTEGMGKSSGVTSLYFVEEGQRKSPNLEDLPLEHVAGDKYIYEELLGLKFRISPHAFFQVNTQAAEVLYSAIGEWAQLSQESTVLDICCGTGTIGISLAKRVKKVIGIELCQEAVQDAKANAQINELSNVEFYCGKAEDIVPSLMNVLAPQNVITIVDPPRAGLHSKVILALRRAEHLKKLIYVSCNPRAAMSNFVDLCRAPSNRVKGASFRPVRAMAVDLFPQTRHCELLLFFERVQHADGGSAAAPAAGPATAECGTQGTAAAGPGDCSPREGPP is encoded by the exons ATGGCGGAGGAAGGCGAGCGCTGCGAGCCCGATCGCGACACGGCTCCTGTGGCGGGGGCTGGAGATGGGGCTGAGCCGGACAGCCAGGCCGGGGAAGAGCCCGCAGAGAGCCCCGACGTGTACAGATACATTAAGGGAGACTTGTTCACCTCCGAGATCTACAAG ACGTTCGCCTTCGTGACGTTCAAGAGCGAGGAGGAGCGGGACAAGGCCATGCGGGTGCTGCACGGCGCGCTCTGGAAGAGCCGCCACCTCAGCGTGCGCCTGGCCAAGCCCAAAGCCGACCCCATCGCCAAGAAGAGAAAGCAAGAAGAGGAGTcggagcagggagaggtgaaGCGCCCGGCGCCCTGCGGAGAGGAGCCTCTGAGCAAGCGGATCGCGGATGTGGTGACCCCGCTGTGGAGCGTGCCTTACGAGGAGCAGCTGGCCCAGAAGAAGCAGGAGTGCGAACAAGTGCTGCAGAAGCTGACAAA GGAAATAGGAAATAACAACAGAGCTTTATTACCCTGGCTCTTCCTACAGAAGCAGAAGTTTAATAAATTATGTTGCCCAGTGGAGGGAGTGAAAGCATCACCCTTACAG ACTGAATATCGCAACAAATGTGAGTTCTTGATTGGGATTGGTGTAAATCAAGAAGACAAAACTGTGGGTTGTCGTCTTGGCAAATATAAGGGTGGTACATGTGCTGTAGTGGAGCCATTTGATACTATTCACATTCCTGCTATTGCCAAAAAAGTAGTAAAAGCTTTCCAAGACTACATAAG GTCGACCCCGTACTCGGTGTACAGCCCTGAAACCTACGAGGGGCACTGGAAGCAGCTCACGGTGCGCACCAGCCGCAGCGGCCACCTCATGGCCATCGCTTATTTCAACCCCCAG AAATTGAGTAAAGAAGAGCTAGCTGACCTGAAAATCTCTCTGGCAAAATACTTCACAGAAGGGATGGGAAAGAGCAGTGGTGTTACTTCCCTGTACTTTGTGGAGGAAGGACAGAG GAAATCTCCCAATCTCGAAGATTTGCCTTTGGAGCACGTGGCTGGTGATAAGTACATATATGAAGAACTCCTTGGCCTAAAATTTAGAATTTCTCCTCATGCATTTTTTCAA GTGAACACTCAAGCTGCAGAAGTGCTGTACTCTGCCATCGGGGagtgggcacagctgagccaggAGAGCACCGTGCTGGACatctgctgtgggacaggaacCATCGGCATCTCCTTAGCCAAG AGAGTGAAGAAGGTAATTGGAAttgagctctgccaggaagCTGTGCAGGACGCCAAAGCAAACGCCCAGATTAATG aaCTGAGTAATGTTGAATTTTACTGTGGGAAGGCAGAAGATATTGTTCCTTCCCTAATGAACGTTTTAGCTCCTCAGAACGTGATCACAATTGTAGATCCACCACGAGCAGGGCTGC ATTCCAAGGTAATCCTTGCCCTCAGAAGAGCTGAACATCTGAAGAAGCTCATCTATGTCTCCTGCAATCCCAGAGCTGCAATGAGTAACTTTGTGGA CCTGTGCCGGGCCCCTTCCAACAGGGTGAAAGGAGCCTCGTTCCGGCCCGTGAGAGCCATGGCCGTGGATCTGTTCCCTCAGACCAGGCACTGTGAGTTGCTGCTCTTCTTTGAGAGGGTGCAGCACGCTGATGGCGGCTCTGCGGCAGCGCCGGCTGCAGGCCCCGCCACAGCGGAGTGCGGCACCCAGGGCacggctgctgctggccctggggactGCAGCCCAAGAGAGGGGCCACCTTGA
- the TRMT2A gene encoding tRNA (uracil-5-)-methyltransferase homolog A isoform X1: MAEEGERCEPDRDTAPVAGAGDGAEPDSQAGEEPAESPDVYRYIKGDLFTSEIYKVEIQNLPKYIGFNDVKKFLAKYGLNPHKIKLFGKQTFAFVTFKSEEERDKAMRVLHGALWKSRHLSVRLAKPKADPIAKKRKQEEESEQGEVKRPAPCGEEPLSKRIADVVTPLWSVPYEEQLAQKKQECEQVLQKLTKEIGNNNRALLPWLFLQKQKFNKLCCPVEGVKASPLQTEYRNKCEFLIGIGVNQEDKTVGCRLGKYKGGTCAVVEPFDTIHIPAIAKKVVKAFQDYIRSTPYSVYSPETYEGHWKQLTVRTSRSGHLMAIAYFNPQKLSKEELADLKISLAKYFTEGMGKSSGVTSLYFVEEGQRKSPNLEDLPLEHVAGDKYIYEELLGLKFRISPHAFFQVNTQAAEVLYSAIGEWAQLSQESTVLDICCGTGTIGISLAKRVKKVIGIELCQEAVQDAKANAQINELSNVEFYCGKAEDIVPSLMNVLAPQNVITIVDPPRAGLHSKVILALRRAEHLKKLIYVSCNPRAAMSNFVDLCRAPSNRVKGASFRPVRAMAVDLFPQTRHCELLLFFERVQHADGGSAAAPAAGPATAECGTQGTAAAGPGDCSPREGPP, encoded by the exons ATGGCGGAGGAAGGCGAGCGCTGCGAGCCCGATCGCGACACGGCTCCTGTGGCGGGGGCTGGAGATGGGGCTGAGCCGGACAGCCAGGCCGGGGAAGAGCCCGCAGAGAGCCCCGACGTGTACAGATACATTAAGGGAGACTTGTTCACCTCCGAGATCTACAAGGTAGAGATACAGAACCTGCCCAAATACATTGGGTTCAATGATGTGAAAAAGTTCCTTGCCAAGTACGGGCTGAACCCTCACAAGATAAAACTCTTCGGGAAGCAGACGTTCGCCTTCGTGACGTTCAAGAGCGAGGAGGAGCGGGACAAGGCCATGCGGGTGCTGCACGGCGCGCTCTGGAAGAGCCGCCACCTCAGCGTGCGCCTGGCCAAGCCCAAAGCCGACCCCATCGCCAAGAAGAGAAAGCAAGAAGAGGAGTcggagcagggagaggtgaaGCGCCCGGCGCCCTGCGGAGAGGAGCCTCTGAGCAAGCGGATCGCGGATGTGGTGACCCCGCTGTGGAGCGTGCCTTACGAGGAGCAGCTGGCCCAGAAGAAGCAGGAGTGCGAACAAGTGCTGCAGAAGCTGACAAA GGAAATAGGAAATAACAACAGAGCTTTATTACCCTGGCTCTTCCTACAGAAGCAGAAGTTTAATAAATTATGTTGCCCAGTGGAGGGAGTGAAAGCATCACCCTTACAG ACTGAATATCGCAACAAATGTGAGTTCTTGATTGGGATTGGTGTAAATCAAGAAGACAAAACTGTGGGTTGTCGTCTTGGCAAATATAAGGGTGGTACATGTGCTGTAGTGGAGCCATTTGATACTATTCACATTCCTGCTATTGCCAAAAAAGTAGTAAAAGCTTTCCAAGACTACATAAG GTCGACCCCGTACTCGGTGTACAGCCCTGAAACCTACGAGGGGCACTGGAAGCAGCTCACGGTGCGCACCAGCCGCAGCGGCCACCTCATGGCCATCGCTTATTTCAACCCCCAG AAATTGAGTAAAGAAGAGCTAGCTGACCTGAAAATCTCTCTGGCAAAATACTTCACAGAAGGGATGGGAAAGAGCAGTGGTGTTACTTCCCTGTACTTTGTGGAGGAAGGACAGAG GAAATCTCCCAATCTCGAAGATTTGCCTTTGGAGCACGTGGCTGGTGATAAGTACATATATGAAGAACTCCTTGGCCTAAAATTTAGAATTTCTCCTCATGCATTTTTTCAA GTGAACACTCAAGCTGCAGAAGTGCTGTACTCTGCCATCGGGGagtgggcacagctgagccaggAGAGCACCGTGCTGGACatctgctgtgggacaggaacCATCGGCATCTCCTTAGCCAAG AGAGTGAAGAAGGTAATTGGAAttgagctctgccaggaagCTGTGCAGGACGCCAAAGCAAACGCCCAGATTAATG aaCTGAGTAATGTTGAATTTTACTGTGGGAAGGCAGAAGATATTGTTCCTTCCCTAATGAACGTTTTAGCTCCTCAGAACGTGATCACAATTGTAGATCCACCACGAGCAGGGCTGC ATTCCAAGGTAATCCTTGCCCTCAGAAGAGCTGAACATCTGAAGAAGCTCATCTATGTCTCCTGCAATCCCAGAGCTGCAATGAGTAACTTTGTGGA CCTGTGCCGGGCCCCTTCCAACAGGGTGAAAGGAGCCTCGTTCCGGCCCGTGAGAGCCATGGCCGTGGATCTGTTCCCTCAGACCAGGCACTGTGAGTTGCTGCTCTTCTTTGAGAGGGTGCAGCACGCTGATGGCGGCTCTGCGGCAGCGCCGGCTGCAGGCCCCGCCACAGCGGAGTGCGGCACCCAGGGCacggctgctgctggccctggggactGCAGCCCAAGAGAGGGGCCACCTTGA
- the RANBP1 gene encoding ran-specific GTPase-activating protein isoform X2 gives MADTAEAHEEHDTSTENADDSNHDPQFEPIVSLPEQEIKTLEEDEEELFKMRAKLFRFASENDLPEWKERGTGDVKLLKHKEKGTIRLLMRRDKTLKICANHYITPLMELKPNAGSDRAWVWNTHADFADESPKPELLAIRFLNAENAQKFKAKFEECRNEVGKTAKKAGTDKNDSADKVAEKLEELSVKEESRESEKKETKEKTEEKQ, from the exons ATGGCGGACACGGCG GAAGCACATGAGGAGCATGATACTTCTACTGAAAATGCAGATGATTCTAACCATGATCCTCAGTTTGAACCCATAGTTTCCCTTCCagagcaagaaataaaaactctggaagaggatgaggaagaaCTCTTTAAGAT GCGAGCGAAGCTTTTCCGGTTTGCATCTGAGAACGACCTTCCGGAATGGAAAGAGCGAGGAACTGGTGATGTGAAACTCCTGAAGCACAAGGAGAAGGGAACAATTCGCCTCCTCATGCGGAGGGACAAAACCCTGAAAATCTGTGCAAACCATTACA TCACACCCTTAATGGAGCTGAAGCCTAACGCTGGCAGCGACAGGGCATGGGTCTGGAACACACATGCTGACTTTGCAGACGAAAGCCCCAAGCCTGAACTTCTGGCAATCCGATTTCTAAACGCAGAGA ATGCACAGAAATTCAAGGCAAAATTTGAAGAATGCAGGAACGAAGTAGGCAAGACAGCAAAGAAAG CAGGCACAGACAAAAATGATAGTGCTGATAAAGTTGCTGAAAAACTAGAAGAGCTTTCTGTAAaggaagagagcagagaatCTGAGAAGAAAGAGACCAAggaaaaaactgaagaaaagcaataa
- the DGCR8 gene encoding microprocessor complex subunit DGCR8, which produces MENYENVPPLPKEPAGEMNVESVACRPPLPPSEQPPPPPLQTSSDAEVMDVGSGGDGQSESPAGDTHSLCRTQLLTKGSACYKSRLLIDPNCSDQSPRTARHAPSVRKFTPDLKLLKDVKISVSFTESCKSKDRKVLYTGVEQDYKADTEFGINNVNGDLHVCPFGGSNGKAVGIGGESDDKKDDENDIDQEKRVEFAVLDELEDFTDNLMEIDEEGGGFTSKAIVQRDKVDEETLNFSYEDDFDNDVDALLEEGLRAPKTRRLDNEKYGGESDHQSDGETSVQPMMTKIKTVLKSRGRPPTEPLPDGWIMTFHNSGIPVYLHRESRVVTWSRPYFLGTGSIRKHDPPLSSIPCFHYKKMKENEEREQNNDITPNGEVSPVKHLDKSSELDCQTEEPDSTAADSGPLDDKDPSGGDAAQGALGQVKAKVEVCKDESVDLEDFRRYLEKRFDFEQVTVKKFRTWAERRQFNREMKRKQAESERPILPANQKLITLSVQDAPIKKEFVINPNGKSEVCILHEYMQRVLKVRPVYNFFECENPSEPFGASVIIDGVTYGAGTASSKKLAKNKAARATLEILIPDFVKQTSEEKPKDSQELEYFNHISIEDSRVYELTSKAGLLSPYQILHECLKRNHGMGDTSIKFEVIPGKNQKSEYVMTCGKHTVRGWCKNKRVGKQLASQKILQLLHPHVKNWGSLLRMYGRENSKLVKQETSDRSVIELQQYAKKNKPNLHILNKLQEEMKKLAQEREETRKKPKMTIVESAQPGSEPLCTVDV; this is translated from the exons ATGGAGAACTATGAAAATGTACCACCCCTCCCTAAAGAACCCGCAGGAGAAATGAATGTGGAGAGTGTCGCTTGTCGCCCACCTCTGCCGCCCAGCGAACAgcctccaccacctcccctgCAAACGTCCAGTGACGCAGAGGTAATGGACGTTGGCTCTGGTGGTGATGGACAGTCAgagagccctgctggggacacgCACAGTCTCTGCAGAACGCAGCTGCTCACAAAGGGATCTGCCTGCTACAAGAGTCGTCTTCTCATAGACCCCAACTGCAGCGACCAAAGCCCCAGAACTGCTCGCCACGCGCCGTCGGTGCGAAAGTTCACCCCAGATCTTAAGTTACTGAAGGATGTGAAGATTAGTGTTAGCTTTACAGAGAGCTGCAAAAGCAAAGATAGGAAAGTTCTGTACACTGGAGTTGAGCAGGATTATAAGGCAGATACGGAGTTTGGGATTAATAATGTCAATGGGGATTTGCATGTTTGTCCTTTCGGTGGTAGTAATGGTAAAGCTGTAGGGATAGGGGGTGAAAGTGATGACAAGAAGGATGATGAAAATGATATTGATCAGGAAAAGAGAGTGGAATTTGCAGTTCTGGATGAGCTAGAAGACTTTACCGACAATTTGATGGAAATAGATGAAGAAGGAGGAGGGTTCACATCTAAAGCAATCGTTCAAAGAGATAAAGTGGATGAAGAAACCTTGAATTTCTCATATGAG GATGACTTTGATAATGATGTGGATGCTCTGCTGGAGGAGGGGCTGCGAGCACCCAAAACAAGGAGACTAGACAATGAGAAATACGGTGGGGAGAGTGATCACCAGTCTGATGGAGAGACAAGCGTGCAGCCAATGATGACCAAAATTAAAACTGTACTCAAGA GTCGTGGCCGCCCTCCTACAGAACCTTTGCCAGATGGATGGATCATGACATTCCATAACTCGGGCATTCCTGTATATCTGCACAGAGAATCTAGAGTTGTTACCTGGTCTAGACCTTATTTTTTGGGAACAGGAAGCATAAGG AAACATGATCCTCCCCTTAGTAGCATTCCCTGCTTTCATtacaaaaaaatgaaggaaaatgaggaaagggaacaaaacaatgACATAACGCCAAACGGGGAAGTATCACCTGTAAAGCACCTAGATAAATCCTCAGAACTGGACTGCCAAACAGAAGAACCAGATTCCACTGCTGCTGATTCTGGGCCTTTAGATGACAAAGACCCCTCTGGGGGAGACGCAGCACAAGGAGCTTTGGGACAAGTTAAGGCCAAAGTTGAAGTATGTAAAGATGAATCTGTAG ATCTGGAAGATTTTAGGCGCTACCTTGAGAAGCGTTTTGACTTTGAGCAAGTGACTGTAAAAAAGTTCCGGACGTGGGCCGAGCGCCGCCAGTTCAACCGGGAGATGAAGCGCAAGCAGGCGGAGTCGGAGCGGCCCATCCTGCCCGCCAACCAGAAACTCATCACCCTGTCTGTGCAGGATGCACCCATCAAGAAAG AGTTTGTCATTAATCCCAATGGGAAGTCTGAAGTTTGCATCTTGCATGAATATATGCAACGAGTCCTAAAGGTTCGCCCTGTTTACAATTTCTTTGAATGTG AGAACCCAAGTGAACCTTTTGGAGCCTCAGTGATTATTGATGGAGTAACTTATGGGGCAGGAACTGCCAGCAGCAAAAAACTTGCCAAGAATAAAGCTG CTCGAGCTACACTGGAAATCCTTATTCCTGACTTTGTCAAACAGACCTCTGAGGAGAAGCCCAAAGACAGTCAAGAACTTGAG TATTTTAACCATATCAGTATTGAGGACTCACGGGTATATGAACTCACCAGTAAAGCTGGACTCTTGTCTCCATATCAGATTCTCCATGAGTGCCTTAAAAG AAACCACGGAATGGGTGATACATCCATAAAGTTTGAAGTGATTCCTGGGAAAAATCAGAAGAGTGAATATGTCATGACTTGTGGCAAGCACACAGTGCGAGGCTGGT gcaaaaataaaagagtGGGGAAGCAATTGGCTTCTCAGAAAATCCTTCAGCTACTGCATCCACATGTGAAAAACTGGGGCTCTCTCTTACGAATGTATGGCAGGGAGAATAGCAAGCTGGTTAAACAG GAAACCTCTGATAGAAGTGTGATAGAACTTCAGCAGTATGCCAAAAAGAACAAGCCAAATCTGCACATCCTGAACAAGTTGcaggaggaaatgaaaaaacTGGCACAGGAAAGA GAGGAAACCCGGAAGAAACCCAAGATGACAATAGTGGAATCAGCTCAGCCTGGTAGTGAACCTCTCTGTACTGTTGATGTTTAA